A portion of the Harpia harpyja isolate bHarHar1 unplaced genomic scaffold, bHarHar1 primary haplotype scaffold_55, whole genome shotgun sequence genome contains these proteins:
- the LOC128138582 gene encoding olfactory receptor 14A16-like, translating to MSNSSSITEFLLLAFADTRELQLLHFWLFLGIYLAALLGNGLIITAVACDHRLHTPMYFFLLNLSFLDLGSISTTVPKAMANSLWDTRAISYVGCAAQVFLFIFLMSAEYFLLTVMAYDRYVAICKPLHYGTLLGSRACVHMAAAAWGTGFLTAVLHTANTFSLPLCQGNAVEQFFCEIPQILKLACSDAYLREVGVLVVAVCFVFGCFVFIVLSYGQIFRAVLRIPSEQGQHKAFSTCLPHLAVVSLFVSTAMFAYLKPPSISSPSLDLLVAVLYSVVPPALNPLIYSMRNHEIKDALRKLITGCFSE from the coding sequence atgtccaacagcagctccatcactgagttcctcctcctggcatttgcagacacgcgggagctgcagctcttgcacttctggctcttcctgggcatctacctggctgccctcttgggcaatggcctcatcatcaccgccgtagcctgtgaccaccgcctccacacacccatgtacttcttcctcctcaatctCTCCTTCCTTGACCTGGgatccatctccaccactgtccccaaagctatggccaactccctctgggacaccagggccatctcctatgtaggatgtgctgcacaggtctttctgttcatctttttgatgtcagcagagtattttcttctcaccgtcatggcctatgaccgctacgttgccatctgcaaacccctgcactacgggaccctcctgggcagcagagcttgtgtccacatggcagcagctgcctggggcactggtttcctcactgctgtgctgcacactgccaatacattttcactacccctctgccaaggcaatgctgtggagcAGTTCTTCTgcgaaatcccccagatcctcaagctcgcctgctcagatgcctatctcagggaagttggggtacttgtagttgctgtctgttttgtatttgggtgttttgttttcattgtgctgtcctatgggcagatcttcagggctgtgctgaggatcccctctgagcagggacagcacaaagccttttccacctgcctccctcacctggctgtggtctccttgtttgtaagcactgccatgtttgcctacctgaagcccccctccatctcctccccatccctggacctgctggtggcagtcctgtactcagtggtgcctccagccttgaaccccctcatctacagcatgagaaaccatgagatcaaggatgccctgagaaaactaatcactggatgcttttcagAATGA